The genomic window CCGTAAAGATAGGCATTTGAATGAGCAACGGTAAGCACCCAATTCCTCCCATAATGTTAATATCATTATCTTTATAAAATTGTTGAAGTTCTTGTTGAGCTGCCATTTTATCTTCAGGAGTTGTGGCAGTTTTCATTTTCTCATTGATAACATCCATATGAGGTTTGATTGCGGCCATCTTTTCCTGTTGAATCATAGATTTTTTCATTTGGTTTAAACCAAGGGGTAAAATAATCAATCGAACAATCATGGTTAGTAAAATGATTGACCAACCAAAACCTAATCCCCAGTTTTCGGCAAAAAAGGTAATTAAGTGACTCATTGGTTTTACTAATAAATTATAGATGATCCCTTCACCAGTGGGAGTACCTGTAGAATCAGTTTTGACACATCCGGATAAAAAGATTAGCATTCCGAAAAGACCAGAACCGATCATCCAACGTTTTAAATTTTTCATTTATTTCTTCCTTTACTATGATCTACGTATATCTACACAAGCAATACTATAACGAATTTTGGAACATAATTCAATTAATTTATGGAAAGAAATTAAGAATAAACCACGTTAAATCGTTTATGCTCTCTAAACGTTGGATTAAAGTCGATTGAGTAATTTGTGACGTTTCCCATTGGTGCAGGAGATTTTTTTACTTCTTCAATGAATTGTTGAACGGCTAGTTTATCACCATTTGCTTCAATATACACGCCACCATCATCGAGGTTTTTAACAATACCATGTACGCCTAGTTCATCGGCGACCATTTTAGTCATATAACGAAAAGCCACTCCTTGTACTCGACCATGCACTGTCATCGATATTTTCATAACATCACATCCTTCATGTTTTCTTAAGTTTATTATACAGTTTTTACTGGGAAATGAGTGAATGAAATAAAAAATCTGATATAATAAA from Vagococcus martis includes these protein-coding regions:
- a CDS encoding acylphosphatase, which gives rise to MKISMTVHGRVQGVAFRYMTKMVADELGVHGIVKNLDDGGVYIEANGDKLAVQQFIEEVKKSPAPMGNVTNYSIDFNPTFREHKRFNVVYS